The genomic window TTATATAGGGATACAAAAACCCTCTGTAGCTTTTTTTATGTCTCTGTCGAAAGCAGATTATTACAATCAAAAGTAAGTAAGCGCCTCTAAGCTTATGCCATTAAAACGATGCAGCTTTTTTGTGTAGCCAAGACatggaaaatataataataatttttggttTGAGCAAATTcctcatatatatttttttaaatctctgCGTATACTTTCCTTTTTATTGCGCAGTTCATCAACTATCGATACTCCGTTTCTATAGAAACAGTTTGCAGAAAACAAACGTTGacctttttataattaaaaaatgtttagtgATGCACCGATGTagtgtttttaaaaactcGTGTGTTCGAGTTCCTGTCGACCCTTGGAGTAAAATGCCAAAAACTGCTTACGAACGAAACGACAAAGCTCTGAATGAGCAATCTATTGATTCATCGACTACCATTTCTATGTCTGGCGATAATATTGATACtaagaaattaaaagaattttacCATAGTATACCGGATTACAATGATATTAATCATTTACCGGCCCATGAGTTTTATTCGACACTTAAATCGTTgcgagaaaagaaaaaaattatgttggGTATTGCTATAGAGAACATTGACTACGATAAAGTTTATGGAACTATGGTTGCTGACTGTAACACAATAAAATCAACAAAATGTGATATTCcattaaagaaaaatccaGTTGCGAATCGCCGTGTCAGTGTTGAAAATACAGGTGGAGGTTCCGTAAAACACCAAGCGAGAAAAACTAATGTCAATTCTTATACTATTGAAGTTAAAAGGGATGATGGCCCAGCAAAAAatgatttgatattaaaacggagtaacaaaaaatatcgtCCTAAAAGAAATCAATCAGCTTGTTCAATTTCATGGCACGACGATAAAATCGAGAACAAGAGTGAAGTTGAtgaaaaatttgataaattttttgataCGGAAGATACGAATGCATTAATTGACGACGAATTTAAAACGCAGAGCATGCCATCCAGTCCATTGAGATCAAAACGTGCCGGATCTGGAAGCAAACACCGAAACGTAACCATACCTAAGCCATTTAAAATGACTGAAAGGTATGTATTTTGCACTACAAAAAAAAGCTATTCACCAATATGCAGTAAgcattttctaaaaatttaaacaaaacaaacactcaatatttttattatctgcTAACTCTAcctttaatatattgtttatcaggGATGAAGAGGAACGCGTTGTGAATGAACTTCGAAGCTTACAAAAATCATTTTCGGAAGACATGTTGAACCGGAAGTTAGAGAAAAAACAGTTTAAGGCACGTCCGGTACCCATAGAGTCCCGGATACCATTATATCATAAGATTTTAGAAGACCAAGCTATGAGGTTATTTTTTCGTCCTACGACACACGTTTTATTTGGATTTTAGGTATATTTTGcgcttataatttatttccaatatgTTTTATTCGCCACATATTATCacattattttgctttaaaatataagttaatCGCACGAACACCTTTAGCTTGTTGATTGTTTTGTATTAACccacatttataatatgtactaacaTCTTACACGTGTTTAGCACATAGtgatgaattttatttaaataaaactaacccATGTAAATAGACCCCAAAGTCATTCTTGGCCCGTGGGTGATCCAGCTGAAAGCTGAATGCATAAATATAAACGTTGGAATAGGTCCTAAacgtttttaaaagaaagaattaCTAgctaaactttattttaattatatgtgcACTACATCGTTACAAACGATGACCAAAAAGGTACTATTAACAATTGCACAGATCATAAGGACATACAATGTTACCTTTAGTATTACTAGATGGTGACACTTACACCATTTTTTCTAAAGAATTggaaatattaagtttataaaaaaagcttaaatacataataatgtaataaatttgctTTTATATCCGTTAAAGCATACGTCCAAGCAGTTAAAACCATTCTGGCTAAAAACTTTCAGACGAGcgataactaaaattaacagCGAAGCGGAGCTGAGGGCCCAAATGAAACCTTTCAGTTTTACAAAAAGGGAAGAAAATGGAAGCGGTGTCTGTGACAGGGCGGTTCAGGCTATGCCAAAAtgcaaaaagaaaaagaaattcaGGGCTCGACCAGTACCAAAGAACTTATTctccaattatttttatgataaaattaaagaGGATAATTTTTTTCGGTAAGACATTGTATTTGACATGTATGGTTTGTTGTTGTCTTGATCGTTACCTTTTGTAGAAAAATCAACTTACACAGaaagatgttttaatttcgaaGTTGTTTTTGTTCGCATGTATCTTACTTTAACGTAAGATGatcgttaaaatattgttttgactTTTATCATTACTTACAAAGTACAAGCTAGGGTATTCTTAAATAAACGTTATCTATcttatattatcttaatatatataaattacgtgtcacgttgtttgtccgctatggactcctaaactaccgagccaatatcaatcaaatttgcacaccgtgtgtagtttgatccaactaaaaagataggatagcttacatctcaatttatacccgcaatattat from Pieris napi chromosome 12, ilPieNapi1.2, whole genome shotgun sequence includes these protein-coding regions:
- the LOC125054800 gene encoding protein FAM161A isoform X3, with translation MENIIIIFGLSKFLIYIFLNLCVYFPFYCAVHQLSILRFYRNSLQKTNVDLFIIKKCLVMHRCSVFKNSCVRVPVDPWSKMPKTAYERNDKALNEQSIDSSTTISMSGDNIDTKKLKEFYHSIPDYNDINHLPAHEFYSTLKSLREKKKIMLGIAIENIDYDKVYGTMVADCNTIKSTKCDIPLKKNPVANRRVSVENTGGGSVKHQARKTNVNSYTIEVKRDDGPAKNDLILKRSNKKYRPKRNQSACSISWHDDKIENKSEVDEKFDKFFDTEDTNALIDDEFKTQSMPSSPLRSKRAGSGSKHRNVTIPKPFKMTERDEEERVVNELRSLQKSFSEDMLNRKLEKKQFKARPVPIESRIPLYHKILEDQAMRLFFRPTTHVLFGF
- the LOC125054800 gene encoding protein FAM161A isoform X2, with the protein product MENIIIIFGLSKFLIYIFLNLCVYFPFYCAVHQLSILRFYRNSLQKTNVDLFIIKKCLVMHRCSVFKNSCVRVPVDPWSKMPKTAYERNDKALNEQSIDSSTTISMSGDNIDTKKLKEFYHSIPDYNDINHLPAHEFYSTLKSLREKKKIMLGIAIENIDYDKVYGTMVADCNTIKSTKCDIPLKKNPVANRRVSVENTGGGSVKHQARKTNVNSYTIEVKRDDGPAKNDLILKRSNKKYRPKRNQSACSISWHDDKIENKSEVDEKFDKFFDTEDTNALIDDEFKTQSMPSSPLRSKRAGSGSKHRNVTIPKPFKMTERDEEERVVNELRSLQKSFSEDMLNRKLEKKQFKARPVPIESRIPLYHKILEDQAMRRAITKINSEAELRAQMKPFSFTKREENGSGVCDRAVQAMPKCKKKKKFRARPVPKNLFSNYFYDKIKEDNFFR
- the LOC125054800 gene encoding protein FAM161A isoform X1, encoding MENIIIIFGLSKFLIYIFLNLCVYFPFYCAVHQLSILRFYRNSLQKTNVDLFIIKKCLVMHRCSVFKNSCVRVPVDPWSKMPKTAYERNDKALNEQSIDSSTTISMSGDNIDTKKLKEFYHSIPDYNDINHLPAHEFYSTLKSLREKKKIMLGIAIENIDYDKVYGTMVADCNTIKSTKCDIPLKKNPVANRRVSVENTGGGSVKHQARKTNVNSYTIEVKRDDGPAKNDLILKRSNKKYRPKRNQSACSISWHDDKIENKSEVDEKFDKFFDTEDTNALIDDEFKTQSMPSSPLRSKRAGSGSKHRNVTIPKPFKMTERDEEERVVNELRSLQKSFSEDMLNRKLEKKQFKARPVPIESRIPLYHKILEDQAMRRAITKINSEAELRAQMKPFSFTKREENGSGVCDRAVQAMPKCKKKKKFRARPVPKNLFSNYFYDKIKEDNFFRSMNRRIRAEEMLRNASFPGTMALRERSRLSTPAAHSDLPIDPSPGPGVASVSSGDLRSASPTKGRRKLTKNFITTSPQPFRFNTASRADKKMKEIQRIYRDKSDSTSQQCVSEPAKAYSALDLNTAAVGRSNLAALLRAEAVRRKFDIEAAQRMSEQRRQHESKYRDRLLRTKPAWHLVKNNHEEDIAIRLQTRRDEERLRREEFLHEMELMYGRVRQQPLLFERYYAPRPPNTPIDFTQLSPRKSPKKKNLRKKSSCRSSDIEDNLLKYLEKIDNKVFEGSDGHSSSDRV